A window of Polaribacter litorisediminis contains these coding sequences:
- a CDS encoding glycoside hydrolase family 3 N-terminal domain-containing protein has translation MKKELLLIVFIAFIFKINAQTIDPLRTKDFEAQEIWVDSILTNMSIDEKIGQLFMVQAYSNLDQKHEDFITEMITKYHVGNLIFMQGTPQKQAILNNKYQALSKVPLMIGFDGEWGLDMRLKNTYKFPWNMTLGAIQNDSLVKRFGEHLGKHCRRLGIHVNFAPVVDVNVNPENPIIGNRSFGESKENVTQKAISFTQGLQKFSVMANAKHFPGHGDTASDSHYTLPLLNFDKARLDSIELYPYRKIFDAGIGSVMTAHLNIPSLESNANLPTSLSKSVVTDLLQHELGFNGLIITDGLNMKGATDYATSAEVDLAAIIAGNDMLLIPQDVPASIRLIKQALILKTLTEERLNFSVKKILKAKYWMGLHNYKPIETDNLQEDLNTIEDELLHRELVKNAITLVKNEKHTIPLANLEYQKIAYVKLGDDSGNHFVNMLKNYTKVDVISDENLDGLLVKLKPYNQVIIGFHKSNEHPWKSYKFKSKELVWLQEIARGKNVILDVFTSPYSLLQLKSFTNIESILVSYQNSKLAQEISAEIIFGALKAHGKLPVSIGDNFKVGHGIESYSLSRLEYTIPEEVQLSSKKLSFIDSIATTVLKEKMAPGFQVLVARKGKVVFQKSYGYHTEIKEIPVKNSDIYDLASLTKMLASLPLIMKAEEDQKIPLTASLQDILPSFAETNKGGVSVKEVLSHFGKLKAWIPFYLKTQDSITHKNLPIFYRTKRSSKYNVEVAENLFIKKSYKDSIYKYIRDADQRENEGYKYSDLGYYLFKEALEKTYEKPLNKLVDQQFYSLLGADRMTYLPLQKFKKSEIVPSEKDDYFRNQLIHGHVHDMGAAMLGGIAGHAGLFANANDVAKMMQMYLQKGFYGGRRYLKAETIDKFNTRYYADKNVRRGLGFDKPQLNPDIEATCGCVSDASFGHSGFTGTYAWADPKSEIVYVFLSNRVYPHMNNRGLIKENIRTKIQQIIQDAIMD, from the coding sequence ATGAAAAAAGAGCTATTATTAATAGTATTTATTGCCTTTATTTTTAAAATAAATGCCCAAACTATAGATCCTTTAAGAACTAAAGATTTTGAAGCTCAAGAAATTTGGGTAGATAGTATTTTAACCAATATGTCTATTGATGAAAAAATAGGACAGTTGTTTATGGTGCAAGCTTATTCTAATTTAGATCAAAAACACGAAGACTTTATTACTGAAATGATTACAAAATATCACGTAGGTAATTTAATTTTTATGCAAGGAACTCCTCAAAAACAAGCCATTCTTAACAATAAATACCAAGCACTTTCTAAGGTGCCTTTAATGATTGGCTTTGATGGTGAATGGGGTTTAGATATGCGTTTGAAAAACACCTACAAGTTTCCTTGGAACATGACTTTAGGAGCTATTCAAAATGATTCTTTAGTGAAACGATTTGGGGAACATTTAGGCAAACATTGCAGGCGTTTAGGAATTCATGTAAATTTTGCGCCAGTAGTAGATGTGAATGTAAATCCAGAAAATCCTATAATCGGGAATCGTTCTTTTGGAGAAAGTAAAGAAAATGTAACTCAAAAAGCAATTTCATTTACGCAAGGATTGCAAAAGTTTAGCGTGATGGCAAATGCCAAACATTTTCCGGGTCATGGAGATACAGCATCAGACTCTCATTATACTTTACCACTTTTAAATTTTGATAAAGCACGACTAGATTCTATAGAATTATACCCTTACAGAAAAATTTTTGATGCAGGCATTGGAAGTGTAATGACAGCACATTTAAATATACCCAGTTTAGAATCGAATGCAAATTTACCAACTTCGTTATCAAAAAGTGTCGTTACAGATTTATTGCAGCATGAGTTAGGTTTTAATGGATTGATCATTACGGATGGTTTAAATATGAAAGGGGCAACAGATTATGCAACATCCGCAGAAGTAGATCTAGCAGCAATTATTGCAGGAAATGATATGTTATTAATTCCGCAAGATGTGCCAGCAAGTATTCGTTTGATAAAACAAGCACTAATTTTAAAAACATTAACTGAAGAAAGACTAAATTTTTCTGTTAAAAAGATTTTAAAAGCTAAATACTGGATGGGTTTACATAATTACAAACCTATTGAAACTGATAATTTACAAGAAGATTTAAATACAATTGAAGACGAATTATTACACCGAGAGCTTGTGAAAAATGCGATTACTCTGGTAAAAAATGAAAAGCATACAATACCGTTAGCAAATCTAGAGTATCAAAAAATAGCCTATGTAAAATTAGGTGATGATTCTGGAAATCATTTTGTAAATATGCTCAAGAATTATACAAAAGTAGATGTAATTTCTGATGAGAATTTAGATGGCTTATTAGTGAAATTAAAACCCTATAACCAGGTGATTATAGGTTTTCATAAATCAAATGAGCATCCTTGGAAAAGTTATAAATTTAAAAGTAAAGAGCTCGTTTGGTTACAAGAAATTGCTAGAGGAAAAAATGTAATTTTAGATGTTTTTACAAGTCCGTATAGTTTATTGCAACTAAAAAGTTTTACGAACATAGAAAGTATCCTTGTTTCTTATCAGAATAGTAAATTAGCACAAGAAATTTCGGCCGAAATTATTTTTGGAGCGCTTAAAGCGCACGGAAAATTACCAGTTTCTATTGGTGATAACTTTAAGGTTGGGCACGGAATAGAATCGTATAGCTTAAGTAGATTAGAATATACGATACCTGAAGAAGTGCAATTATCTTCAAAAAAATTATCTTTTATAGATTCTATTGCCACAACTGTTTTGAAAGAAAAAATGGCACCTGGGTTTCAAGTTTTAGTGGCAAGAAAAGGAAAAGTAGTTTTTCAAAAAAGTTATGGCTATCACACGGAAATAAAAGAGATACCCGTTAAAAATTCTGATATTTATGATTTAGCTTCTTTAACAAAAATGTTAGCTTCTTTGCCTTTAATTATGAAGGCAGAAGAAGATCAGAAAATACCATTAACGGCAAGTTTACAAGATATATTACCAAGTTTTGCAGAGACTAATAAAGGAGGGGTTTCTGTGAAAGAAGTTTTATCGCATTTTGGTAAGTTAAAAGCATGGATTCCTTTTTATTTAAAAACACAAGATAGTATTACGCATAAAAATTTACCGATATTCTATAGAACAAAAAGAAGTAGTAAATACAATGTTGAAGTCGCTGAAAATCTGTTTATTAAAAAGTCTTACAAAGACAGTATTTATAAATATATCCGCGACGCAGATCAAAGAGAAAATGAAGGGTATAAGTATAGCGATTTAGGATATTATTTATTTAAAGAAGCATTAGAAAAAACATATGAAAAGCCGCTAAATAAATTAGTAGATCAGCAATTTTATAGTTTGTTAGGGGCGGATAGAATGACCTACTTGCCGTTACAAAAATTCAAAAAATCAGAGATCGTTCCCTCCGAAAAAGACGATTATTTTAGAAATCAATTAATACATGGTCATGTGCATGACATGGGAGCTGCCATGTTGGGAGGTATTGCAGGACATGCAGGTTTATTTGCGAATGCAAATGATGTTGCAAAAATGATGCAAATGTATTTACAAAAAGGTTTTTATGGAGGTAGACGGTATTTAAAAGCAGAAACCATCGATAAATTCAATACCCGTTATTATGCTGATAAAAATGTGCGAAGAGGTTTAGGTTTTGACAAGCCGCAGCTAAACCCAGATATAGAAGCAACTTGTGGTTGCGTTTCTGATGCAAGTTTTGGTCATTCTGGTTTTACAGGAACCTATGCTTGGGCAGATCCTAAAAGTGAAATTGTATATGTTTTTTTGTCGAATAGGGTGTATCCGCACATGAATAATAGAGGTTTAATTAAAGAAAATATTCGGACCAAAATTCAGCAAATTATTCAAGATGCCATTATGGATTAG
- a CDS encoding ABC transporter ATPase gives MFTQYKNLPDNSRVWIYQSDREFTPQEVEFISEKAIDFINSWTRHGDDLKGSFTIKYNQFLVLAVDESFNNVSGCSIDSSVRFVQELEKDLQLDLMNKMNITFKDNNNINVLKLSDFQHFAKEKKITEETIVFNNMVNTKQEFENNWEVPAKESWHKRFLV, from the coding sequence ATGTTTACCCAATATAAAAATTTACCAGATAATTCACGAGTTTGGATTTATCAATCAGATAGAGAATTTACACCACAAGAAGTCGAATTTATTTCAGAAAAAGCGATTGACTTTATCAATTCTTGGACACGTCATGGAGATGATTTAAAAGGATCATTTACCATTAAATACAATCAGTTTTTGGTTTTAGCTGTTGATGAAAGTTTTAACAATGTATCCGGTTGCTCTATTGATAGTTCTGTGCGTTTTGTACAAGAATTAGAGAAAGATTTGCAACTAGATTTAATGAACAAAATGAACATTACTTTTAAAGATAATAACAACATTAATGTTTTAAAATTATCAGATTTTCAGCATTTTGCAAAAGAGAAAAAAATTACTGAAGAAACAATTGTTTTTAACAATATGGTAAACACCAAACAAGAATTTGAAAATAATTGGGAAGTACCCGCAAAAGAAAGTTGGCACAAACGCTTTTTGGTATAA
- a CDS encoding 3'-5' exonuclease: MNLKLIKPIVFFDLETTGVNIAKDRIVEISILKVFPNGNKESKTWLVNPEVEIPEESTAVHGITNEKVATEPTFKELALQVNEMIAGCDLAGFNSNRFDIPLLAEELMRVGIDFDMKDRKAIDVQVIFHKKEQRTLGAGYQFYCGQELEGAHGAEADTNATYEILLAQVDKYNDIGNTVDALSEYSTHGERADFAGFILMNDKKQEVFSFGKYRGRTVEEVFKENPGYHNWIQNADFPLYTKKVLKHIKVRMSAPKETMTDEEKLQALQQKFNLR; the protein is encoded by the coding sequence TTGAATTTAAAACTAATTAAACCAATCGTATTTTTCGATTTAGAAACAACAGGAGTTAACATTGCAAAAGATAGAATTGTAGAAATATCAATTTTAAAAGTATTTCCGAATGGCAACAAAGAAAGCAAAACTTGGTTGGTAAATCCTGAGGTTGAGATTCCGGAGGAATCGACTGCCGTTCACGGAATCACCAATGAAAAAGTAGCTACAGAACCAACTTTTAAAGAATTAGCATTGCAAGTAAATGAAATGATTGCAGGGTGTGATTTGGCCGGTTTTAATTCTAATAGGTTTGATATTCCGCTGCTAGCAGAAGAATTAATGCGTGTAGGAATCGATTTTGACATGAAGGATAGAAAAGCAATTGATGTACAGGTTATTTTTCATAAAAAGGAACAAAGAACTTTGGGAGCTGGATATCAATTTTATTGCGGACAAGAATTAGAAGGCGCTCATGGAGCAGAAGCTGACACCAACGCAACCTACGAAATTTTGTTAGCACAAGTGGATAAATACAATGATATTGGCAATACTGTTGATGCTTTAAGCGAATACTCAACACATGGTGAAAGGGCAGATTTTGCAGGTTTTATATTGATGAATGATAAAAAACAAGAAGTTTTTTCTTTCGGAAAATATAGAGGTAGAACTGTAGAAGAAGTGTTTAAAGAAAATCCTGGGTATCATAACTGGATACAGAATGCAGATTTTCCGTTGTATACTAAAAAGGTCTTAAAGCATATTAAAGTAAGAATGTCTGCGCCAAAAGAAACGATGACAGATGAAGAAAAATTACAAGCTTTGCAACAGAAGTTTAATTTGAGGTAA
- a CDS encoding SGNH/GDSL hydrolase family protein translates to MSLKYYIGVIISFPLLPIMYFQGKNIRKNVPKLPEARNPKGYIKTAAEKTLKIIAIGESTIAGVGVDFHENGFIGSLAKELSEKTNNSVLWHVYAKSGYSARMVRKKMIPKIEDSNADIIVIGLGGNDAFKLNSPEIWMYNINLIIKDLKRKFPKTPIYFTNMPPIKEFPAFTGIIKFVIGNLVEILGKRLSKKVSTKKNVHFNNEIIKFKTWQERYQIEGDINTFFSDGVHPSKLTYQIWGKDMATFILKTQKIKP, encoded by the coding sequence ATGAGTTTAAAATATTATATTGGGGTCATTATTTCTTTTCCTCTTTTACCCATCATGTACTTTCAGGGAAAAAATATTCGTAAAAATGTACCAAAACTTCCTGAAGCTAGAAATCCTAAAGGATACATAAAAACAGCCGCTGAAAAAACGCTAAAAATTATAGCAATTGGCGAAAGTACGATTGCTGGAGTTGGAGTAGATTTTCATGAAAACGGATTTATTGGATCTCTAGCGAAAGAGCTATCAGAAAAAACAAATAATTCAGTTTTATGGCACGTATATGCAAAAAGCGGGTATAGTGCTAGAATGGTTCGTAAAAAAATGATTCCAAAAATTGAAGATTCTAATGCCGATATTATCGTAATCGGATTAGGTGGAAATGATGCGTTTAAACTAAATTCTCCTGAGATTTGGATGTATAATATCAATCTAATCATTAAAGATTTGAAAAGAAAATTTCCTAAAACTCCTATTTATTTCACAAATATGCCTCCAATAAAAGAATTTCCTGCTTTTACAGGGATTATAAAATTCGTAATCGGGAACTTGGTTGAAATTTTAGGTAAAAGATTATCTAAAAAAGTAAGTACTAAAAAGAATGTACACTTTAATAACGAAATCATAAAATTTAAAACATGGCAAGAAAGATATCAAATAGAAGGCGATATAAATACTTTTTTTAGTGATGGTGTGCATCCTTCTAAATTAACGTATCAAATTTGGGGAAAGGATATGGCTACTTTTATTTTAAAAACACAAAAAATAAAACCATGA
- a CDS encoding cupin domain-containing protein has protein sequence MNKTMNGNQIITLFDLTKHPEGGYYKETYRSKGEILSENLGNNFEGNRNYCTSIYFLLTSDTFSAFHKISQDEIWHFYTGTALKLHLISPDGNYSFVLIGNNFLNDEIPQFTVPAHYYFAAEVVEKDSFSFVGCTVSPGFDFRDFVLPSCEELSKEFPEHTKIIAQLTHH, from the coding sequence ATGAATAAAACAATGAATGGAAATCAAATAATTACTCTTTTCGACTTAACAAAACATCCTGAAGGCGGATATTACAAAGAGACTTACCGTAGTAAAGGTGAAATTTTATCAGAAAATTTAGGGAATAATTTTGAAGGCAATAGAAACTACTGCACCAGTATCTACTTTTTATTAACTTCAGATACGTTTTCTGCTTTTCATAAAATAAGTCAAGATGAAATTTGGCATTTTTACACAGGAACCGCATTAAAATTGCACCTCATTTCTCCGGATGGTAATTACAGCTTTGTACTGATTGGAAATAATTTTTTAAATGATGAAATTCCGCAATTTACAGTACCTGCACATTATTATTTTGCGGCAGAAGTAGTAGAAAAAGATTCCTTTTCTTTTGTAGGTTGTACAGTTTCTCCTGGTTTTGATTTTAGAGATTTTGTACTTCCTAGCTGTGAAGAACTATCTAAAGAATTCCCAGAACACACTAAAATCATTGCCCAATTAACACATCATTAA
- a CDS encoding flavin monoamine oxidase family protein — MHKKILIIGGGISGIYLGYLLKKEGFSIKILEANDRIGGRIYTKNVHQAKIELGATWLWKYNATLLQLCKDLGISLFEQNMQGDALFEAKIGNLPQRFQLPKNQEISYRIVGGTATILHKLANCFSENELEINQKVLEIIDNEESIQVITNNSAFKADVVISTIPPQLLVNTIQFKTPLNENLVEIANKTHTWMKDSIKFAVVYKSPFWKEKGLSGVGFSNVGPFTEMYDHSDFENKHFALLGFLNGNLWNETKEYREEKIKEQLTIFFGDDGKNYLSYQEKVWKQENLLNFDNNQFLSPHENNGHAMYQQEFLGGKLIVAGSETSPSYGGYMEGAIYRGNQIAKQLKNKFL; from the coding sequence ATGCATAAAAAAATACTAATTATTGGTGGCGGAATTTCTGGAATCTATTTAGGATATCTTCTCAAAAAAGAAGGCTTTTCTATAAAAATTTTAGAAGCAAATGATAGAATTGGTGGAAGAATTTATACCAAAAATGTTCATCAAGCAAAAATTGAATTAGGCGCTACTTGGCTTTGGAAGTATAATGCTACATTATTACAACTTTGTAAAGATTTAGGAATTTCTTTGTTTGAGCAAAACATGCAAGGTGATGCTCTTTTTGAAGCTAAAATCGGCAATTTACCTCAACGTTTTCAATTGCCAAAAAATCAAGAAATTAGTTATCGCATTGTTGGCGGAACTGCAACGATTCTTCATAAATTGGCAAATTGTTTTTCTGAGAACGAATTAGAAATCAATCAAAAAGTGCTTGAAATTATTGATAATGAAGAATCCATTCAAGTCATTACAAACAATTCCGCGTTTAAGGCGGATGTTGTTATCTCTACAATACCGCCTCAACTATTGGTAAATACCATCCAATTTAAGACTCCTTTAAATGAAAATTTAGTAGAAATCGCAAATAAAACCCATACTTGGATGAAAGATTCTATAAAATTTGCAGTGGTCTACAAAAGTCCATTTTGGAAAGAAAAAGGATTGTCTGGTGTTGGTTTTAGCAATGTGGGACCCTTTACAGAAATGTATGATCATTCTGATTTTGAAAACAAGCATTTTGCTCTTTTAGGATTTTTAAATGGCAATTTATGGAATGAAACTAAAGAATATAGGGAAGAAAAAATAAAAGAACAACTCACTATTTTTTTTGGTGATGACGGAAAAAACTATCTTTCTTATCAAGAAAAAGTTTGGAAACAAGAAAACCTTTTGAATTTTGACAATAATCAATTTTTGAGTCCGCATGAAAATAATGGACATGCTATGTATCAACAAGAATTTTTAGGTGGCAAATTAATTGTTGCTGGTTCAGAAACTTCACCAAGTTACGGAGGCTATATGGAAGGTGCGATTTATCGAGGAAATCAAATTGCAAAACAATTAAAAAATAAATTTTTATAA
- a CDS encoding DUF6952 family protein has product MKLPVIKHLTNFIDENDQDYLLETIETLEALTEVPSLKDEELDVIGELISNMYGALEVDKMVKEGTPKKEALNTFMKRVLGSIDQ; this is encoded by the coding sequence ATGAAGTTACCTGTAATAAAACACCTTACTAATTTTATCGACGAAAACGATCAAGATTACTTGTTAGAAACTATCGAAACTTTAGAAGCCTTAACAGAAGTTCCCTCTTTAAAAGACGAGGAATTGGATGTTATCGGAGAGTTGATTTCTAATATGTATGGAGCGCTTGAGGTTGATAAAATGGTCAAAGAGGGCACACCTAAAAAAGAAGCATTAAATACGTTTATGAAACGTGTTTTAGGTTCTATTGATCAGTAA
- a CDS encoding thioredoxin family protein: protein MVQELTEDNLQAIVSENEKVVVQYSATWCGNCRIMKPKFKKLASEQDAIKFVIVDAEKFPESRKLADVSNLPTFATFVGGEKKNQTQTNKFDVLKELVAEIE from the coding sequence ATGGTACAAGAATTAACGGAAGATAATTTACAAGCAATTGTAAGTGAAAACGAAAAAGTAGTGGTGCAATATTCTGCGACTTGGTGTGGTAATTGTAGAATTATGAAACCGAAATTTAAAAAATTAGCTTCAGAACAAGATGCAATTAAATTTGTTATTGTAGATGCTGAAAAATTTCCTGAAAGCAGAAAATTAGCAGATGTTAGTAATTTGCCAACATTTGCAACTTTTGTAGGGGGTGAAAAGAAAAATCAAACACAAACAAACAAGTTTGATGTGTTAAAGGAATTGGTGGCAGAAATTGAATAA
- a CDS encoding peroxiredoxin, translating into MATAVGKKFPNLNVDAMNEMGDTFKLNVLEEAVKNKKKVLLFWYPKDFTFVCPTELHAFQAALGEFEKRNTVVIGASCDTPEVHFAWLSTSKDNGGIEGVTYPILADSNRNLSSILGILDITNETFDEASQTVQVEGDNVTYRATYLIDEEGTVFHEGINHMPVGRNVNEFLRLIDAYAHVQSHGEVCPANWEEGKDAMSPNAKGTAAYLASH; encoded by the coding sequence ATGGCAACAGCAGTTGGTAAAAAATTTCCAAATTTAAATGTAGACGCAATGAATGAAATGGGTGATACGTTTAAATTAAATGTATTAGAAGAAGCAGTAAAAAACAAAAAGAAAGTATTGTTATTTTGGTATCCAAAAGATTTTACATTTGTATGTCCAACAGAATTACACGCTTTTCAGGCAGCTTTAGGTGAATTTGAAAAAAGAAATACTGTTGTAATTGGTGCTTCTTGTGATACTCCAGAAGTGCATTTTGCATGGTTAAGTACTTCTAAAGATAATGGCGGAATTGAAGGTGTAACCTATCCAATTTTAGCAGATAGCAATAGAAACTTATCATCAATTTTAGGTATTTTAGATATTACGAACGAAACATTTGATGAAGCTTCGCAAACGGTTCAAGTTGAAGGAGATAATGTAACCTACAGAGCTACTTATTTAATAGACGAGGAAGGAACTGTGTTTCATGAGGGAATTAACCACATGCCAGTAGGTAGAAATGTAAATGAATTTTTACGTTTAATCGACGCTTATGCGCATGTACAATCTCATGGAGAAGTTTGTCCTGCAAACTGGGAAGAAGGTAAAGATGCCATGTCTCCTAATGCAAAAGGAACTGCTGCATATTTGGCTTCTCACTAA
- the katG gene encoding catalase/peroxidase HPI, producing MQKNKNSNTCPFMGGTQKHAAGSGTKNRDWWPNELKLNILRQNATKSNPMGEDFDYADAFNSINYDELKQDIIHLMTDSQDWWPADYGHYGPFMIRMAWHSAGTYRVGDGRGGAGSGSQRFAPLNSWPDNANLDKARLLLWPVKKKYGAKLSWADLMILAGNCAMESMGFKTCGFAGGRQDVWEPEQDIYWGSETEWLGNDARYEDGNLESDLGAVHMGLIYVNPEGPNGRPDPVASAKDIRETFGRMAMNDEETVALIAGGHTFGKAHGAASPNEFVGKEPAGAPIEEMSTGWKNRYKSGVLDDTITSGIEGAWTPNPTKWDYDYFDVLLNYDWELTKSPAGAHQWKPSNPNARKAPKAGDANSTQDLMMTTADMALKMDAKYLEISKHFQQDPKAFEDAFAKAWFKLTHRDMGPVSRYLGSDFPKEELIWQDPIPEGTLLSSAEISTLKEAISNSSLSISQLVTTAWAAASTYRGSDMRGGANGGRIRLQPQKSWAVNNPYELNKVITVLEEIQKKFNGDVSMADLIVLGGSVGIEKAIKNAGYEISVPFTSGRGDATQEQTDLISFGYLEPRADGFRNFIKKDLKLAAEELLIDKAQLLTLSIPEMTVLIGGLRVLGANYNNSKYGVFTDTVGTLTNDFFVNILDFSTTWKATSSDDTLFEGTDRTTGEIKFRGTRADLIFGSNTELRAIAEFYAADDAKERFVNDFVTAWVRVMNLDRFDLKK from the coding sequence ATGCAAAAAAATAAGAACAGTAATACATGCCCATTTATGGGAGGAACTCAAAAACATGCAGCTGGTAGCGGAACAAAAAACCGAGATTGGTGGCCAAATGAATTAAAATTAAATATTCTTCGTCAAAACGCTACAAAATCTAACCCAATGGGAGAAGATTTTGATTATGCGGACGCTTTTAATAGCATTAATTATGATGAACTGAAACAAGATATTATTCATTTAATGACAGATTCTCAAGATTGGTGGCCAGCAGATTACGGTCATTACGGACCTTTTATGATCCGTATGGCTTGGCACAGCGCCGGTACTTATAGGGTTGGCGATGGTCGTGGAGGCGCAGGTTCTGGTTCGCAACGTTTTGCTCCATTAAATAGTTGGCCCGATAATGCCAATTTAGACAAAGCTCGTTTATTACTTTGGCCCGTTAAAAAGAAATATGGAGCTAAATTATCTTGGGCAGATTTAATGATTCTTGCTGGCAATTGTGCCATGGAATCTATGGGGTTTAAGACTTGCGGTTTTGCCGGCGGACGTCAAGATGTCTGGGAACCTGAACAAGATATTTATTGGGGTTCAGAAACGGAATGGTTAGGAAATGATGCAAGGTATGAAGATGGAAATTTAGAAAGTGATTTAGGTGCTGTTCACATGGGATTGATTTACGTAAATCCAGAAGGACCCAATGGAAGACCAGATCCGGTAGCCTCCGCAAAAGATATTAGAGAAACTTTTGGAAGAATGGCTATGAATGATGAAGAAACTGTTGCCTTAATTGCTGGAGGACATACTTTTGGAAAAGCGCATGGTGCCGCAAGCCCTAATGAATTTGTTGGAAAAGAACCTGCTGGTGCACCTATTGAAGAAATGAGTACTGGCTGGAAAAACAGGTATAAATCAGGAGTTTTAGATGATACCATTACCAGTGGAATTGAAGGTGCCTGGACACCAAACCCAACAAAATGGGATTATGATTATTTTGATGTGTTATTAAATTACGATTGGGAGCTAACAAAAAGTCCGGCTGGAGCACATCAATGGAAACCCTCTAATCCAAACGCTAGAAAAGCACCAAAAGCAGGAGACGCCAATAGCACACAAGATTTAATGATGACTACTGCAGACATGGCCTTAAAAATGGATGCTAAGTACCTAGAAATTTCTAAACATTTTCAGCAAGACCCTAAAGCTTTTGAAGATGCTTTTGCAAAAGCTTGGTTTAAATTAACGCATAGAGATATGGGACCGGTTTCTCGTTATTTAGGTTCAGATTTCCCTAAAGAAGAATTGATTTGGCAAGATCCAATTCCTGAAGGAACCCTGCTTTCATCCGCTGAAATTTCTACATTAAAAGAGGCTATTTCCAATTCATCTTTATCCATTTCTCAATTGGTAACCACTGCTTGGGCGGCGGCTTCAACATATAGAGGTTCAGATATGAGAGGTGGCGCAAATGGAGGAAGAATTCGATTACAACCACAAAAAAGTTGGGCGGTAAATAATCCTTATGAATTAAATAAAGTAATTACTGTTTTAGAAGAAATTCAAAAGAAATTTAATGGCGACGTATCTATGGCTGATTTAATTGTTTTAGGAGGTTCTGTTGGTATTGAAAAAGCTATAAAAAACGCAGGTTATGAAATTTCTGTTCCGTTTACTTCAGGACGAGGAGATGCTACCCAAGAGCAAACTGACTTAATTTCTTTTGGTTATTTAGAACCAAGAGCCGATGGTTTTAGAAATTTTATCAAAAAAGATTTAAAATTAGCTGCTGAAGAATTATTGATTGATAAAGCACAATTACTAACCCTCTCTATTCCCGAAATGACGGTTTTAATTGGAGGTTTAAGAGTTTTAGGAGCCAATTACAATAACTCTAAATATGGCGTATTTACAGATACTGTTGGTACACTTACCAATGATTTCTTTGTAAATATTTTAGACTTTAGCACTACTTGGAAAGCAACTTCTAGTGATGATACTCTATTTGAAGGAACTGATAGAACAACTGGTGAAATTAAGTTTAGAGGTACTAGAGCCGATTTAATTTTTGGTTCCAATACAGAACTGAGAGCTATTGCAGAATTTTATGCTGCCGATGATGCAAAAGAACGTTTTGTGAATGATTTTGTTACTGCATGGGTAAGAGTGATGAATCTAGACCGGTTTGATCTTAAAAAATAA
- a CDS encoding LytR/AlgR family response regulator transcription factor, which yields MIKVIIIDDEINAQIVLKNTIERYFPNKFSVISLCNSVKQGVKSIKEHNPDLVFLDIQMPGENGFELFKYFKVINFEVIFTTAYEKFALKAIKCSALDYLLKPINHLDLASSLKLFETRYQQNSGQKKLTLLLENLNLDNQNSYKIAFPTIDGFELIHSNQILYCKADSNYCLIKKVDESIIIVTKTLKYVEELMPEKKFKRIHKTYVSNLNY from the coding sequence ATGATAAAAGTAATAATAATTGACGATGAAATTAATGCACAAATTGTATTGAAAAATACAATTGAGAGATATTTTCCAAATAAGTTCTCTGTAATATCTTTATGTAATTCAGTAAAACAAGGAGTTAAATCTATTAAAGAACACAATCCAGATTTAGTGTTTTTAGATATTCAAATGCCTGGTGAAAATGGTTTCGAGCTGTTTAAATATTTTAAGGTTATAAATTTTGAAGTGATATTTACAACCGCTTATGAAAAATTCGCATTAAAAGCAATAAAATGTAGTGCACTAGATTATTTATTGAAGCCTATTAATCATTTAGATTTAGCAAGCTCTTTAAAACTTTTTGAAACGCGATATCAGCAAAATTCAGGACAAAAAAAATTGACCTTATTATTAGAGAATTTAAATTTAGACAATCAAAATTCTTATAAAATAGCTTTTCCAACTATTGATGGTTTTGAATTAATTCATTCTAATCAGATATTATACTGTAAAGCTGACAGTAATTATTGTTTGATTAAAAAAGTTGACGAGAGTATAATAATAGTTACAAAAACATTGAAATATGTAGAGGAATTAATGCCTGAAAAAAAATTCAAGCGTATCCATAAAACATATGTTTCAAATTTAAATTATTGA